A window of the Longimicrobium sp. genome harbors these coding sequences:
- a CDS encoding M23 family metallopeptidase: MRKYSLLERTPFMPALTVAAVAVLALGVFAAWADAGPAEAGGVPAALPAVHAIPVTTDTLLLGGYASGSFAQALTVLASDLSPSEREMIGRHLDKMYLPLLQGRALKGGGRLRLAYERTMRPDGSTRSIQVLAAQAAVGGSMYTVFLYDQGEKPGYYDDWGRSLDPVPWTGPLPSLRVTSPFRMDRMHPILRRILPHTGVDLAAGYGTPVRAAADGSVSYAAVKGGYGNLVEVRHPNGYATRYAHLSSIAHGVYNGVPVRQGDVIGYVGSTGLATGPHLHYEVRRKGVPVDPMSFQPTATSSADVGYDPVWRRERTALGRILARAPSLTTGGTTVLN; the protein is encoded by the coding sequence ATGCGCAAGTACAGCCTCCTCGAGCGGACTCCGTTCATGCCCGCGCTCACCGTCGCGGCCGTCGCCGTGCTGGCGCTGGGCGTGTTCGCGGCGTGGGCCGACGCGGGGCCGGCGGAAGCGGGCGGCGTGCCCGCCGCGCTGCCGGCCGTGCACGCCATCCCCGTCACCACCGACACCCTGCTGCTCGGCGGCTACGCCAGCGGGAGCTTCGCGCAGGCGCTCACCGTGCTGGCGAGCGACCTGTCGCCCTCGGAGCGCGAGATGATCGGGCGGCACCTGGACAAGATGTACCTTCCCCTCCTGCAGGGGCGGGCGCTCAAGGGCGGCGGGCGGCTGCGGCTGGCGTACGAGCGCACCATGCGCCCCGACGGCTCCACGCGCTCCATCCAGGTGCTGGCGGCGCAGGCGGCGGTGGGCGGCAGCATGTACACCGTCTTCCTCTACGACCAGGGCGAGAAGCCGGGCTACTACGACGACTGGGGCCGCTCGCTGGACCCGGTGCCGTGGACGGGGCCGCTGCCGTCCCTGCGCGTGACCAGCCCGTTCCGCATGGACCGCATGCACCCGATCCTGCGCCGCATCCTCCCGCACACGGGGGTGGACCTGGCGGCCGGGTACGGCACCCCCGTGCGCGCCGCCGCCGACGGGAGCGTCTCCTACGCGGCGGTGAAGGGCGGCTACGGCAACCTGGTGGAGGTCCGCCACCCGAACGGCTACGCCACCCGCTACGCGCACCTGTCGTCGATCGCGCACGGCGTCTACAACGGCGTGCCCGTGCGCCAGGGCGACGTGATCGGCTACGTGGGCTCCACGGGGCTGGCCACGGGGCCGCACCTGCACTACGAGGTGCGCCGCAAGGGCGTCCCCGTGGACCCGATGTCGTTCCAGCCCACCGCCACCAGCTCCGCCGACGTCGGCTACGACCCCGTCTGGCGCCGCGAGCGCACCGCGCTGGGCCGCATCCTCGCCCGCGCACCCTCGCTCACCACCGGGGGCACCACGGTCCTGAACTGA
- a CDS encoding amidohydrolase family protein produces the protein MRLLLRLLTAALLVPAAAAAQTPASATRYLLRPARVFDGVSAQPHEGWAVLVEGERIAAAGPAAGIAAAGARVVDLPNTTLMPGMIEGHSHLLLHPYNETSWDDQVLREALALRVARAVAHARATLLAGFTTARDLGTEGAAYADVGIKQAIEQGIVPGPRLIVTTRAMVATGAYGPRGGMAPEWEDAPVGAEEASGLEGVARVARSQIGRGADWIKVYADYRWGAGEPSRATFTQEELRRIVEVARDAGRPVVAHAGTAEGMRRAVLAGVETVEHGDGGTPEVFRLMRERGVALCPTLAATEAIRQYRGWRKGQDPEPPQVQEKRRSFRAALDAGVAICMGGDVGVYPHGDNAREMELMVDYGMTPARVLIAATSGNARIFHLEERLGSIRPGLLADLVAVEGDPTRDISAVRRVRFVMKGGVVYREQ, from the coding sequence ATGCGACTGCTCCTCCGCCTCCTGACCGCCGCCCTGCTCGTCCCCGCCGCCGCGGCCGCGCAGACGCCGGCGTCCGCCACGCGGTACCTGCTGCGCCCGGCGCGCGTGTTCGACGGCGTCAGCGCCCAGCCGCACGAGGGGTGGGCGGTGCTGGTGGAGGGCGAGCGGATCGCGGCCGCGGGGCCCGCGGCGGGGATCGCGGCGGCGGGGGCGCGCGTGGTCGACCTCCCGAACACCACGCTGATGCCGGGGATGATCGAGGGGCACTCGCACCTGCTCCTCCACCCCTACAACGAGACGTCGTGGGACGACCAGGTGCTGCGCGAGGCGCTGGCGCTCCGGGTGGCACGGGCGGTGGCGCACGCGCGGGCCACGCTGCTGGCGGGCTTCACCACCGCGCGCGACCTGGGAACGGAGGGCGCGGCCTACGCAGACGTGGGGATCAAGCAGGCGATCGAGCAGGGGATCGTCCCCGGCCCGCGGCTGATCGTCACCACGCGGGCGATGGTGGCCACGGGGGCGTACGGGCCGCGCGGGGGGATGGCGCCCGAGTGGGAGGACGCGCCGGTGGGGGCCGAGGAGGCGAGCGGGCTGGAAGGCGTGGCGCGGGTGGCCCGCTCGCAGATCGGCCGCGGGGCGGACTGGATCAAGGTGTACGCCGACTACCGCTGGGGCGCGGGCGAGCCGTCGCGCGCCACCTTCACGCAGGAGGAGCTGCGGCGCATCGTCGAGGTGGCCCGCGACGCCGGCCGCCCCGTGGTCGCGCACGCGGGGACGGCGGAGGGGATGCGCCGCGCGGTGCTGGCCGGGGTGGAAACGGTCGAGCACGGCGACGGCGGCACCCCCGAGGTGTTCCGGCTGATGCGCGAGCGCGGCGTGGCGCTCTGCCCCACGCTGGCGGCCACCGAGGCGATCCGGCAGTACCGCGGCTGGCGCAAGGGGCAGGACCCCGAGCCGCCGCAGGTGCAGGAGAAGCGGCGGAGCTTCCGCGCGGCGCTGGACGCCGGCGTCGCCATCTGCATGGGCGGCGACGTGGGCGTCTACCCGCACGGCGACAACGCGCGCGAGATGGAGCTGATGGTGGACTACGGGATGACGCCCGCCCGGGTGCTGATCGCCGCCACGTCGGGCAACGCGCGCATCTTCCACTTGGAGGAGCGCCTGGGCTCCATCCGCCCCGGCCTCCTGGCCGATCTCGTGGCCGTCGAGGGCGACCCCACGCGCGACATCTCCGCCGTGCGCCGGGTGCGCTTCGTGATGAAGGGTGGGGTAGTGTACCGGGAGCAGTAG
- a CDS encoding DUF2071 domain-containing protein, which produces MSTLAAAPPEAPAARFLTAEWRTLVMLNYAVDPAVLRPHVPRGTELDAWNGTTFVSVVGFLFLGTRLLGVPVPLHRDFEEVNLRFYTGRRGPEGWRRGVTFIREIVPRVAIATIARAIYNEPYVALPMRHRVDVGGGHAQYGWRHRGRWCSVRARFGGEPRPLEPGSEAEFITEHYWGYTAQRDGGTVEYRVEHPPWRVWEAAEAALDCDAVALYGPAFAEALAGPPASAFVAEGSPVVVRRARRIA; this is translated from the coding sequence GTGTCCACCCTGGCCGCCGCGCCGCCGGAGGCGCCCGCCGCGCGCTTCCTCACCGCCGAGTGGCGCACGCTGGTGATGCTCAACTACGCCGTCGACCCCGCGGTGCTGCGGCCGCACGTGCCGCGCGGCACCGAGCTGGACGCGTGGAACGGCACCACCTTCGTGAGCGTGGTGGGCTTCCTCTTCCTCGGCACGCGGTTGCTGGGGGTGCCGGTGCCCCTCCACCGCGACTTCGAGGAGGTGAACCTGCGTTTCTACACGGGGCGCCGGGGGCCCGAGGGGTGGCGGCGCGGGGTGACGTTCATCCGGGAGATCGTGCCGCGGGTCGCGATCGCGACGATCGCCCGCGCGATCTACAACGAGCCGTACGTGGCCCTGCCGATGCGCCACCGCGTGGACGTGGGCGGGGGGCACGCGCAGTACGGGTGGCGGCACCGCGGCCGGTGGTGCTCGGTGCGCGCGCGGTTCGGGGGCGAGCCGCGGCCGCTCGAGCCCGGCTCCGAGGCCGAGTTCATCACCGAGCACTACTGGGGCTACACCGCGCAGCGCGACGGCGGCACGGTGGAGTACCGCGTGGAGCACCCCCCGTGGCGCGTGTGGGAGGCCGCCGAGGCCGCGCTGGACTGCGACGCCGTGGCGCTCTACGGACCCGCCTTCGCCGAGGCGCTGGCCGGGCCGCCGGCTTCCGCCTTCGTCGCCGAGGGCTCGCCCGTCGTGGTGCGCCGCGCCCGCCGCATCGCGTAG
- a CDS encoding N-6 DNA methylase gives MSDAHRDALLRFAKEIESLPNESAKTHRFYGLIGEMFKGSKAVVELSRGTEKRVRIAAAAGDKHGRIDTYYGNVIIEFETSLQATGADAEYQLREYTSGVWTAEGATRVLICVATDGKIWKTYSPVRVVGSSKKVTPDQVKLEHLRTIELTSATIDEFLFWLTALLFRKGRQQPTPDAFRFDFGAQSVAYSSAIRDLREAWRVSGTHSENELKLSTWKRYLTFTYGSLDAIEQLQDLFLRHTYLASIARLLVWAVMSHGKTTQPLREVANQVFDGSYFRQHGIRNLVEDDFFSWITEADVAPTLAPMWERLLDQILTYDLLHIGNDILKGVYQELVDPAERHDLGEYYSPDWLCEAIVEELLPKAGFVRVIDPTCGSGSFLRAAIAKLLANNPEGGGAFRLSAILSSVVGIEIHPLAVTIARATYALALGPLLRDLRRPIQIPVYLADALFLPVEVIQLELGSTRTYEVRFGEKSVSIPESLVRNADLFDPAIDAATEVGEALARGEAESSVTLAAYLRNEVPAIAGEPELDLMVEALWEYARKLAKLIEARKDSIWSFVVRNSYKPAMLRESFDVCVGNPPWLSYRYIKDPQYQAEVKKRGVDEYQIAPRQQKLMTQMELATIFLVHTLNVFGKKGAKLAFVVPRSVLTADQHANLRTRNYVAKATVVAYWDLKGVTPLFKVPSCVLFAERKVPSRSRTYTLPVIEWEGVLRSQDPNVQEARSALRRRTNEARLIYLGERTALSTGGGTTHPTKSSFYRRQFRQGATLVPRNCYFVAIPELDGKPDFDRLYWAETEPEQAVLAKAPWRGFMMSGEVEGRYIYRAVMSKHVVPFYVLEPDIVVLPILMSGDSLQLLEAGELKARGDRKFAAWMTKVEKHWKKVRGKKSEATVTEWLNYQNKLTNQGSRGEALVLYNASGTNVSAASLDSHAHDGRLVIDHKLYWAPCDSRDEADYLAAVLNSETVNEAIKPFQSTGLLGERDIHKKVLDFPIPKFDPKRPAHSELAKWASEASERVAQAAKGADFPASLAARRKAVRQAIGPISARIEAGVKKLF, from the coding sequence CTGCAGGCAACCGGTGCCGACGCAGAATATCAGCTCCGCGAGTACACGTCCGGCGTATGGACGGCCGAGGGGGCAACGAGGGTGCTGATCTGTGTCGCCACGGACGGGAAGATTTGGAAGACGTATTCTCCCGTTCGGGTGGTCGGCTCTTCGAAAAAAGTCACGCCAGATCAGGTGAAGCTCGAGCACCTGCGAACCATCGAGCTGACGTCCGCGACCATTGATGAATTCCTTTTCTGGCTTACCGCCTTGCTGTTCCGCAAAGGGCGGCAGCAGCCCACTCCCGACGCGTTCCGCTTCGACTTCGGCGCCCAGAGCGTGGCGTACAGCAGCGCGATCCGCGATCTGAGAGAGGCATGGCGCGTCTCCGGCACCCACTCCGAGAACGAGCTGAAGCTGTCGACGTGGAAGCGATACCTCACTTTCACGTATGGCTCGCTCGACGCTATCGAGCAGCTGCAGGATCTTTTTCTGCGCCACACCTACCTCGCTTCCATCGCGCGGCTTCTCGTCTGGGCGGTGATGTCGCACGGCAAGACGACCCAGCCATTGAGGGAAGTCGCGAATCAAGTATTTGACGGCAGCTATTTCAGGCAGCACGGTATCCGCAACCTCGTCGAGGACGACTTCTTTTCCTGGATCACGGAGGCGGACGTCGCCCCGACGCTCGCGCCGATGTGGGAGCGCCTGCTGGACCAGATTTTAACTTACGACCTGTTGCACATCGGCAACGACATTCTTAAGGGAGTTTACCAGGAATTAGTGGACCCCGCGGAGCGCCACGACCTTGGCGAGTACTACTCGCCCGACTGGTTGTGCGAGGCGATCGTCGAGGAGCTGCTCCCGAAAGCGGGGTTCGTCCGGGTGATAGACCCTACGTGCGGGTCTGGGAGCTTTCTCAGAGCCGCGATCGCGAAACTGCTCGCGAACAACCCCGAGGGTGGCGGTGCATTTCGCCTAAGTGCCATCCTGAGCAGCGTGGTGGGAATCGAGATCCACCCGCTGGCGGTCACCATTGCGCGCGCGACCTACGCACTGGCCCTCGGCCCGCTGCTCCGCGACCTTCGCAGGCCGATCCAGATCCCCGTCTACCTTGCTGACGCGCTGTTTCTACCTGTCGAGGTCATTCAGTTGGAGCTCGGCAGCACGCGGACGTACGAGGTCCGCTTCGGGGAAAAATCCGTCTCGATCCCCGAGAGCTTGGTCCGCAATGCTGATCTTTTCGATCCCGCCATCGACGCGGCGACCGAGGTGGGCGAAGCACTCGCGCGAGGCGAGGCAGAATCGAGCGTGACACTGGCGGCGTACCTGCGCAACGAAGTACCGGCGATCGCGGGGGAGCCGGAGTTGGACCTGATGGTCGAGGCGCTATGGGAGTATGCGCGGAAGCTGGCTAAGCTGATTGAGGCCAGGAAGGACTCGATCTGGTCGTTCGTGGTCCGGAATTCGTACAAACCCGCCATGCTGCGGGAGTCATTCGACGTGTGCGTCGGCAATCCGCCCTGGCTTTCCTACAGGTACATCAAGGACCCCCAGTACCAAGCCGAAGTCAAAAAGCGTGGCGTAGACGAATATCAGATCGCGCCGCGGCAGCAGAAGCTGATGACGCAGATGGAGCTGGCCACCATTTTTCTCGTCCACACGTTGAACGTGTTCGGCAAGAAAGGCGCGAAGCTGGCCTTCGTCGTGCCCCGCAGCGTCCTGACGGCGGACCAGCACGCAAATCTTCGTACGCGGAATTACGTGGCGAAGGCCACCGTCGTTGCGTACTGGGACCTCAAGGGCGTGACGCCGTTGTTCAAAGTCCCCTCCTGCGTGCTGTTCGCCGAGCGCAAGGTGCCTAGCCGCAGCCGCACCTACACCCTGCCGGTAATCGAATGGGAGGGCGTCCTCCGCTCACAGGACCCGAACGTGCAGGAGGCGCGAAGCGCGCTACGCAGGAGGACGAACGAGGCCCGGCTGATCTACCTGGGAGAGCGCACCGCCCTGTCCACTGGCGGCGGTACCACTCATCCGACCAAGTCCAGCTTCTACCGGCGGCAGTTCAGGCAGGGTGCGACGCTGGTTCCGCGCAACTGCTACTTTGTCGCGATCCCGGAACTCGACGGAAAGCCGGACTTCGACAGGCTGTACTGGGCTGAGACCGAGCCGGAGCAGGCGGTACTCGCCAAAGCGCCGTGGAGAGGTTTCATGATGAGCGGCGAGGTTGAAGGCCGCTACATCTACCGCGCCGTCATGTCGAAGCACGTTGTTCCGTTTTACGTGCTGGAGCCGGATATCGTCGTCCTGCCGATTCTCATGTCGGGGGACTCGTTGCAGCTGCTGGAAGCCGGCGAACTCAAGGCCCGGGGCGACCGGAAGTTCGCCGCGTGGATGACGAAGGTCGAAAAACACTGGAAAAAGGTGCGTGGCAAAAAGTCCGAGGCCACGGTCACCGAATGGCTGAACTACCAGAACAAGCTGACGAACCAGGGATCGCGGGGAGAGGCTCTCGTCCTGTACAATGCGTCGGGCACCAACGTATCGGCGGCCTCGCTGGACTCCCACGCGCACGATGGACGGCTCGTGATCGACCACAAGCTCTACTGGGCGCCCTGCGACTCTCGTGACGAGGCGGACTATCTAGCCGCGGTGCTCAACTCCGAGACCGTGAATGAGGCGATCAAACCGTTTCAGTCTACCGGGCTCTTGGGCGAGCGGGACATTCACAAGAAGGTGCTGGACTTCCCGATCCCCAAGTTCGATCCAAAGAGACCCGCGCATTCCGAGCTCGCGAAGTGGGCAAGTGAGGCGAGTGAGCGAGTTGCGCAGGCGGCCAAGGGAGCGGACTTCCCAGCGTCGCTGGCGGCCCGCCGCAAGGCAGTCCGGCAAGCGATAGGCCCTATCTCCGCCCGAATCGAGGCCGGCGTGAAGAAGCTGTTCTGA